The Paenibacillus sp. FSL H7-0357 nucleotide sequence GAATTGGGGTCGTGCAAAAGCACGTTGGTGTCTAGTACAAATATCTTTTTCATGCTATCCCCTCCACAGCGCCTGGTTTGATTGATCATACATAACTCTTTTCAGCAAGGGCAAGATAAAGTAAAGAACTGATTTCTGACTGAAAGGAGTAAGCACATATGAGAAAATCAATGTGTCTGTTGCTGGTACTGCTGCTGCTGACAAGCTGCGGTATCGCTAATAAAGAGACATCACCCTCTCCTCAGGATAAACAATCGGCCAAGGCTTTAAGCAGCCAGGGAAACCGCGAGGTGCGGTCATTGTCTAATGATGGTAATATGGCCCCTTACGCTGAAGCCGGACAAGCTTCTGACGGCAAGGGGGAAAGCGATGTTGCACTCAAGGATCATTTTGAACAGCTGGCCCAAAGAGTTCCAGGCGTCAACGGTGCCCACTGTGTCGTAATGAACAATGTCGCCGTGGTTGGCATTGATGTTGACGGGAAGCTGGAACGTTCGCGTGTCGGAAGCATCAAATATTCGGTGGCTGAAGCCATCCGTAAAGATCCGCGTGGCGTCAAGGCCTTCGTCACTGCCGATATGGATATCTCCAACAGACTGAACGAAATGGGCCGTCATATCTCTAAGGGAAATCCGGTGTCCGGCTTCGCTGCAGAAATGGCGGATATCATCGGCCGCATCATACCGCAGCTGCCAGAGGATACCAAGCCGAAAGGCAACAATCAATAACCTGATTCTTTGGACAAAAAAAGCCTAGTGAGATCCTCACTGGGCTTTTTGCATGGCGGCAAATACTTGGCCGTCCAGCTTCTCAGCCGCACGCGCATCGTATACCTTAGCATATTTTGGAGCGGACTCCAGCTGCGCGCCATAGAACAGCGCGTTGCGTACCGCTTCAATTTCAACATCAAAACAGCACATCTTGAAGGGAACATCCGGCAGCGGATCCTGCCTCACAACAGCACGCCCATTAATGGCATGAACGGTGCCCTCGCCAAAAACTGTTACGGTTACCATTGGATTCACCTTCATGTTGTTCACAAGTCTGGAGCGGTGGTCTACCGCCAGACGCACGATAGAAGGGCTCACTGCATAAATCCACGAAATTGCCGTAGACGTAGGGCCTCCGGATTCCGCATCAACAGTGTTAAGCAGGACAAACGTTTCCGACTGCAGCATCGATAGCAAGGTTTCATTGAGCTGAGCAACGGCTTCGGACATAAGTACAGGCCCCCTATGCGGCAAATGTGCGTTCACTTTATTATATTATAGCACACGCCCAAACTTGCATTCAATTTAGAGTTGCTTCCAGACCTTCTTTAAGGAGCAGTAGACTCTGAGGCAGCGGAGGAAACCCCGGCAATCCGGTCCTGCAGGCTTTTCTTTGCCGCTTCAAGCTCTTTATCGTTAATATATACATACGGGCTGCGCCAGGTTCCGGTCACCGGCACAAATTCAATATTCTCTTTAGATATTTTCCAATAAGTAGAAATC carries:
- a CDS encoding YhcN/YlaJ family sporulation lipoprotein, with amino-acid sequence MRKSMCLLLVLLLLTSCGIANKETSPSPQDKQSAKALSSQGNREVRSLSNDGNMAPYAEAGQASDGKGESDVALKDHFEQLAQRVPGVNGAHCVVMNNVAVVGIDVDGKLERSRVGSIKYSVAEAIRKDPRGVKAFVTADMDISNRLNEMGRHISKGNPVSGFAAEMADIIGRIIPQLPEDTKPKGNNQ
- a CDS encoding pyridoxamine 5'-phosphate oxidase family protein, translating into MSEAVAQLNETLLSMLQSETFVLLNTVDAESGGPTSTAISWIYAVSPSIVRLAVDHRSRLVNNMKVNPMVTVTVFGEGTVHAINGRAVVRQDPLPDVPFKMCCFDVEIEAVRNALFYGAQLESAPKYAKVYDARAAEKLDGQVFAAMQKAQ